The Vairimorpha necatrix chromosome 11, complete sequence sequence TTGGAATAATCCTAAGACCAATTGATTTCTTATTCCTGGTTCATATTTGAATCTCTGACTTAATCTATAGACTTTGAATTGCCCACTGTACTCTGCGAAATGGTCATCAACTACCAGAGTcaatttcttaattttgTCTATTAATAATTCGTACTGTGCGGCTATCTCTGGATTTCCTTCATTTTTACTTATTgcttttaataaaagagGCAGTCTTGCCAATTTTGTGCTTGGTCTATACAAGAAATTCCTTACTCCTAAATATTCTATATTATTCGTATAGAGAAATTCTTCTAATCTTTTCTTAAATTCTGGGCTGTAATAGCAGACCCTTTCAAGTTCGTATTCTGCCTTAGGCAGTCTAGAGAAATAATCTCtataaagataaataaacccactatatttgaaaaatatagtgGCATATTCTAATTTCAAGACATGTggattattaaaatctGATTTGTCAATACAAAAGGCTTCTTCATCTGTCTGCTTAAATCTTTCATCTATTTCTCTTCTTACTTGTAAATTTCTACTTTTCATTTCTTCAAATATTTCTCCATGCTTCAGTCGAATTTCAtgcatatttataaaaacagcATCACAAATTTCATACTTGACTTTCAAGCTTAGGAAAGGCAGATTGAGAATGCTTTTCCTGAATTCTGATTCCCAGAGTATTAGATCTGAAATGTATGTCTTTTCTGAGATGAACATTTCACTTATGGCTTCTATCCTTTTTCTTGGATTTGgcatttgttttttgtttatgcagaatttgtttataaatataaacataatcaaaaaaaaataaaaaaacattagtttatattatttagattttacTGTAACGAAACAGAAAGtgtattttgtaaaattaatattttatatataatatatttgtcattatattaattatttacataaatatacttcattataaattttcttagaaatttatgatgattttttaattttttgtttatgcatattttttaccccaTAAATGAATTTCATCTGGAAATCTGTgcctttaaatattaaaaatccaACAATTTTAGAATGTTTTGAATGTCAgaatcataaatttaatactGTTTTATTGCATAAAAATAGGGctaattatttctttataatttacaaaGGTGCTTCttattttgatataaatgtagagtataaaattacaattaataataaaataatccAAGGACTTTATCAATTCTCtcaatttaataatcaTTTCGGGTTTAGTCTAGAAAATTCTTCCACATTTGATATTTCTTTAGAAATTGACATAAttacaaattataattCAAAAGAAACTACAAGTTTCTGTGGTCTTAGAAATTTAGGAGCTTCTTGTTATTTCAATTCTTTAATTCAGCcactatttttaattaaaaaattcagaaatgaaatttatcaatGTGAGCCAAAAGGGAAGCTTCTTCTTTTACAGAggcttttttataacatgGAAAATCAAGAATGTGTGGATACATCAGAATTTTTGACTAATATGGTCAAGAATGTCACACTTCATCAAGACGTACAcgaattttctaaatatttgtttgaCGTCATAGaagaagaattaaaaaaatttaaaagtgtcaataaaaatatctgGGAAAAACTTATACAAGGACAAATTGTCAATTATATTGACGCAGAATGCGGGTGTACAAGTAAAGTCAAGGAGAATTTTCAAGACATACAAGTCAGTATAAGagattattttacaaatacgCAAAATTCGAAATTAGAAGACTCTTTAGGCTTGTTTACAAAGATAGAAACCCTTTCTGgtgaaaataaatataaatgtgACAAACACGGACTAGtaaatgcaaaaaaagGCATTTTATTCGCCGATTTACCGccaatattatttttattattaaaaagatttgACATGGATTTTGAAACTGGCGAATCTTACAAAATTGACGATTATTTCGAATTTCCAGAAATTTtggattttaaaaatttttcagtTGAAAATTCTGAAATCTCAAATTACAAATTGTATTCTGTCATTGTCCACAAAGGTGTCCCTTCTGAAGgacatttttattcttatatttcattaaataatcaatggtataaatttaatgatAATGTGGTAACAAAAGTACCAAAAGAAGAAgcgatattttttaattttggaGGAAAAGATCCTCTAGATGATCGAGAGAAAGATTTTTCGGCTTATTATCTCATTTATCTTAGAGAAGATTTTGAGAAAAATGTGGAAATTAATATACCAGAATTAGTACtagaagaaattaagaaacaaaatctaaaaaaagaaataagatgtacaacatttaaaaatataaaaaattataaaggaATTGGATTTTATAATCCAATTTCTTACAGTTTTCCTTTAACAAATTATcaagaatatataattaatgaATTTGATACAGTAAAAgccttaaaaaataaattagaaacAGATCAAGAAgcttatattttcaatataactggaaataaatttgatctTTTAAATGATGACTCGGTTTTAGAAGgcaaagatttttttatttacaaaaaaaatgaaaatattgattttacaaaaaaaaaatttttttttgtaaaaatttttaaaaatgaaatttggTTACCTGACACATTCCCGgaaaatctaaatttatcatttattCTTGTTATAGACAAAAATATacgaaaaaatatagaagcGAGAATGAAAATCaatgattttgaaatttacaaagaagatttttttaataaaaaagtcgaattattaaattctcaaaatgaagaaaatttaaaaaatggggacattttaattttagtcGAAAAAAATCACTGTGATGTTTTCGagtgtttttataaagatttttcTAATAGAATGTGCATCAATGTTTTACTAAATGAACAAAATTGTGTCTCGCTTTTTCTCCCAAGGAATATGGAAAGTGAGTTACTTAgtcaaaaaataagatctttttttagtaatgACGAGGTTTCTGTTGAGCCTCTAGAAAGTTTAGTTTTAGAATATTTGCCTTTGACACggaatattatttttgtagatataaaagataataaGATAATTTATCTAGGATATGATGACGCAATAGATTATAATTCTATCAAACATGTACATCCATTTATAATTCCTCCTAATACGACATTTAGAGATTTCTATAAAGTTGTTCTCTCttctaattattatttgcCTATTAGTTTTCAGAATCTTCATATTGTCGACACTGTTAAAAACTCGCTATTTCTTGAGAAATATTCTTTTGACGAAGTCTTTACTTCTCAAGGTATGAACATTATTCaagattttaaatctaattatttaaaagtgGCTTATTTTACTGGTATGTACGAGATAAAAGGTTATCCtttctttttattcatTGATCAGCTTACCGTGGCTGAGTTTAGAGAGAAACACGGGATAACAAGCAGGTTAGTAAAATACGATAATAGAGGATATAAAGATTTAGATGATATTGATGTGATCAGTGAATATAGTCCTGatacatttatattaattgaaagaagatattaaattaatagtaaaatattgaaaaaaatttataacttCGTCAAATGAtatgttaattttttaaaaaaaatattgtaaatttgaaaatgttattttcgaaatatttttcgtcaaaaaacaatataattattattattttttaaatttatcagCTTTGTTTGATGATTATTTTGCAAATTTCAATAGATAAACAAATTCATACACAATTTATTAATCTTATGattcattttataaatgaaaatttgtatttgtCAAATTTTCAGGGGTACCCCCTTGAAAAGttccaataaaaaaataaagcctctttttataatcaacACACTAAAGGGCAAAttactttataaattgttaataataatatttcctGGTTTTTTCTAGAGCTATCAAATCtcaagaatattttttattaaaaacggtaaattaaaatttaaaataattttaatttcgTAGATTACTGCGTATATTTAATTTGCTATGActttatattgattttttatcacttaattattaattggtcttatcaaatttaatatgaTCTGATTATGTAAAGGAGTCTATATAAGAAGAAAATCCCTTAATCTTATGAACTTAGAAAATGGATCAAAATATTCGGGAAGACAATTATCGTCAACTGGCTCATTCAATTTAGTAATGAAAATTGATAATCTAAATCtagatgaaaatataatgtgTGGTActctaaatatttataaatctaatagtaaaattattcaaATCTCGACATACTTCGAAGCCCGTGTAATTGGCAGCGAAATGGCTactaaattaaaagatttagaaAGTGATGGTGTAAATTGGGAAAAGTTCCCGGAATTTAGTAAAGGTGGAGAtgaatgtttatattttagaattaaagaactttttatattgccCAATATGAATTTAGAACAAGGTGAAGCTTCAATTGAtggattttattattgttgTTATTATAAGAATTTAGATTGTTTTATGggaagatatttttataaatgtggagaaaaaaatatgtcacagcaaattttattagaaagaCAAGATGAAGGAATTTCAGGATCTGCCTGtataatttgaaaaatcttaaataaaaaaattttataaaaaatctcatataattttttcaaaattaacACTAACTagtataaaatcaaatataaatttatgtgtacaagatattttatgtgGAATATactaaataattaataaatactaaaaatttttattgaaaacaaacaaatctttaaaaaactacTATAATTGAAAAACATACATAAGTTATAAACAAAGGATAAAGAATCAATACTTGCTTATTTCTAACATTAATATGCCTAACAAAGACCAAAGAAGCTGTATAAGCAGACCAAAGTGCGAAAATAATACCcaatatgattttatagGTTATTTTCAtcttattaataaataaattaataaatgaaaacaTAACAAGAGGAGTAAAAGAATATCCCAAGACAGAGCAGCATTCCAATATCTTGATGTTCGACAAATCCATAACTTTTAGAAGTAGAAATGTACTTAGAACAGAAAAAAGCGaaatagaataaatatatctAAAATGAACTTTATAATTAAGTAAAaggaatatagaaaataatatgatattaaaaaggGGACCTGTGACATCTGAACTTACAACACAATTAAAAGACGgactaaatattttgaatatcAAACAagattctttttttattagtcCCAAATCTATTCCTAATTCTTCTAGTAAAGGCTTGTCTCCTTTAATGTAGCCAGTGAAGGCGGATTTTAAATCAAGTTTGTCAACATAGCGCTCTTTTAAATCTTCAAATTCCATAGTAGGGGTAGTAAAGtaaacaaaagaaaaataataaaaaaatgctttTAGCATATCTTTGTGCACATGTAAATTTTcgatctttttataattatatacgTTTTACGGGAGCATTCAAGATTGTTCTCGTCTCTACCAATACATCAACTCGCAGTACAGTGAATATAGCATGTCTAATTTCCAACAGATTTTAAAGAACTAAAACACTGAAACGAAAATCGAATTTATATCGCATTGCCTCTTGTGCTATGATTTTATAtccatatttaattaactgttttttacattttataaCACCTCTAATTacaatatttgtataaaaaagctATGATGCGAACATAAGTAATTATAACTTATTAATCATTCCTTAATTTATTCATGATATTGACTAATTGtattccttttttttatatgtctattataatatctagaagtaaaataaaaaaaaaaggctgatattatttatgaGAAAAGACTTCAAACTACCATTTACTAATctttttgtataatttaCGGGCGTATACATATTAATTTCTATGATTGGCCAGTGAAAACCCCCAATGAACTAgatcttgttttttattgatcattgaaattaatatatataatgaCGCAGATAAAGATCTACAACTAGTGAATAACGATGTTTTCTCCATAATatggttttttttctattatctAATTCATTGAGGTTTTAAATGATCATTACTAAAAGAGCTATgtaactaaaaaattttgattttaccTTTGGATTGTCAAATAATgttatcaaaaaattagaattaTATTAAGATATAATTTGCAGCTTAAAAATGCTTGATACGTTTCTGCGCCTGAATGCTTTGCAGTTATTAATTAGTGTTTAATCTGTAGATAagatattgaaaataaatatattatttattacattCTCTAAATATAGAaggaaataaaatattttagtgaatttaaatattagaaagaacatatttagaaaatgttttttaatatattagtaaaatattCCACTAAAAAGCCTTTATATATTACAATTTCACGAACTAGAGATtctgtttttataatgtactgcaaatataaacattttttgtgctataaaataattattttcaaacAAAAAATCCACAATGGTGAGTAGtgttataattataaatatatagataaaatttaaaaattttcatagaTGTTTTAAGAGgttgataaattaattctTGTGGTTCTATATTTAGAACAGTGGTTatagatatatatattttttgaatagaCTTTTTAGACTATATAGGCATGATTGATAAACTAGTTTGAAACTAATGGTGAATgttgatattttattcGAGTTTTATAGGACTTAAAAAAGTCTTTGAGTGAACGATTAATGACTTttagagaaaatattatcttaataaagaaagaaaggcgcttttatttttttagatttgttaatttaaatttttcggAGAAACAAGTgagtattttattaaatcagGTAAAATGAACTAAAGTGGGAATATATAGACtctattaaaattttgaataattGGACATCGATTatggtaaaaaaaacaattaaaaagtagCATTTATGTTGATGCCATGAAcgtataaatataatagagTACTATACACTACGATTTAGATGTCTTTTTTAGTACGGcctatgaaaaaatttcatagAGAGATCTAACGTACaattaattgttttattttaaatgtacTATAGTCACTAAAAACATTGTAGTGctcttaaaattaaaaataaagcaCAGGTGAATCCACGTGATGAATTGATGAAACCATAGGGTATTTTTACCAATATGGTGtgattataatataatgtaATTAAGTTTTATATACTTTAAAGTTCAAGTTGAGATGTCTTTTTGTGgcttataattaaattcgTATACATatcaaaatctttatttttgtatgaatttatttgtaatgGGAGGATATAAAGAAGCTAATGTGTAAAAACATAGTAGTAAGTTGGGCTCATTTGTGAcggataattttttttattaaaatgtcGTAACATTTTCATGTATATAGCtctgaaaataaaaagatctaGAATCAatacataattttataaaaagaatctaatgatattatatataattcatGGAGCGGCTTTAAACAAAAAgcataatagaaaaatatactaAAACAATGTTACAggtaatttataatttttagtttaaaataaaactaaataaTCAAGGagtaattttttgaaatttttttgaaacaTTTACTCTACTTGGtcaatttttacaaaaaaatcaaagttAAATGAAGCCTTGCCTTTTTTTGggaataatataaataacgTTCTTTATGATAGTAttataattctttattgaaattatgcaaattttttttgaataacacacatagttttatttgataaCTGATTATACATGAGGCATAAATggtttattgtaaaaattttatcataaacAGAGCAAAATATAACCACATCTACAAATTATGAAACTTGACACAGTAaagataatataatatatcaaaatactaacatttaaaaaaaattcacaCAAAACACGTTTGAAACTTGTCGATATAGATTATTgatataaaactttataaagTAATGATCTTGTACCTATGT is a genomic window containing:
- a CDS encoding protein transport protein YIP1, with product MEFEDLKERYVDKLDLKSAFTGYIKGDKPLLEELGIDLGLIKKESCLIFKIFSPSFNCVVSSDVTGPLFNIILFSIFLLLNYKVHFRYIYSISLFSVLSTFLLLKVMDLSNIKILECCSVLGYSFTPLVMFSFINLFINKMKITYKIILGIIFALWSAYTASLVFVRHINVRNKQVLILYPLFITYVCFSIIVVF
- a CDS encoding glucose-induced degradation protein 4-like protein → MNLENGSKYSGRQLSSTGSFNLVMKIDNLNLDENIMCGTLNIYKSNSKIIQISTYFEARVIGSEMATKLKDLESDGVNWEKFPEFSKGGDECLYFRIKELFILPNMNLEQGEASIDGFYYCCYYKNLDCFMGRYFYKCGEKNMSQQILLERQDEGISGSACII
- a CDS encoding ubiquitin carboxyl-terminal hydrolase, which gives rise to MNFIWKSVPLNIKNPTILECFECQNHKFNTVLLHKNRANYFFIIYKGASYFDINVEYKITINNKIIQGLYQFSQFNNHFGFSLENSSTFDISLEIDIITNYNSKETTSFCGLRNLGASCYFNSLIQPLFLIKKFRNEIYQCEPKGKLLLLQRLFYNMENQECVDTSEFLTNMVKNVTLHQDVHEFSKYLFDVIEEELKKFKSVNKNIWEKLIQGQIVNYIDAECGCTSKVKENFQDIQVSIRDYFTNTQNSKLEDSLGLFTKIETLSGENKYKCDKHGLVNAKKGILFADLPPILFLLLKRFDMDFETGESYKIDDYFEFPEILDFKNFSVENSEISNYKLYSVIVHKGVPSEGHFYSYISLNNQWYKFNDNVVTKVPKEEAIFFNFGGKDPLDDREKDFSAYYLIYLREDFEKNVEINIPELVLEEIKKQNLKKEIRCTTFKNIKNYKGIGFYNPISYSFPLTNYQEYIINEFDTVKALKNKLETDQEAYIFNITGNKFDLLNDDSVLEGKDFFIYKKNENIDFTKKKFFFVKIFKNEIWLPDTFPENLNLSFILVIDKNIRKNIEARMKINDFEIYKEDFFNKKVELLNSQNEENLKNGDILILVEKNHCDVFECFYKDFSNRMCINVLLNEQNCVSLFLPRNMESELLSQKIRSFFSNDEVSVEPLESLVLEYLPLTRNIIFVDIKDNKIIYLGYDDAIDYNSIKHVHPFIIPPNTTFRDFYKVVLSSNYYLPISFQNLHIVDTVKNSLFLEKYSFDEVFTSQGMNIIQDFKSNYLKVAYFTGMYEIKGYPFFLFIDQLTVAEFREKHGITSRLVKYDNRGYKDLDDIDVISEYSPDTFILIERRY